A stretch of the Pan paniscus chromosome 2, NHGRI_mPanPan1-v2.0_pri, whole genome shotgun sequence genome encodes the following:
- the GMNC gene encoding geminin coiled-coil domain-containing protein 1: protein SQNTILPCQDQYFVGGQSYNCPYSTTTSESSVDVSTETWVSFWAAGLLDNRELQQAPQAQESFSDSNFPLPDLCSWEEAQLSSQLYRNKQLQDTLVQKEEELARLHEENNHLRQYLNSALVKCLEEKAKKLLSSDEFSKAYGKFRKGKRKSKEQRYSPAEIPHPKNAKRNLSSEFANCEEQAGPPVDPWVLQTLGLKDLDTIDDTSSANYSALASHPRRVASTFSQFPDDAVDYKNIPGEDMPIDYRGDRTTPLYSTATHGEDFHILSQLSNPPVGLKTLPYYTANVSPNKTEMAFSTSLSPHCNVKTHSFHQGQAFVRRDEEGGWKFTWVPKQS, encoded by the exons TCACAGAACACCATTCTGCCTTGCCAAGACCAGTACTTTGTAGGAGGCCAGAGCTATAATTGCCCGTATTCCACTACAACGTCAGAATCTAGTGTTGACGTTTCCACGGAGACTTGGGTCTCTTTCTGGGCTGCTGGtctcctggacaacagagagctCCAACAAGCACCACAGGCACAGG AATCATTCAGTGACTCAAATTTTCCTCTTCCGGACTTGTGCTCATGGGAAGAGGCTCAGCTTTCCTCTCAGCTGTACAGAAATAAGCAG CTGCAAGATACCCTGGTGCAGAAGGAAGAAGAACTCGCCAGGTTACACGAAGAGAATAATCACCTCAGACAATACCTGAATTCTGCTTTGGTTAAATGTCTTGAAGAAAAGGCCAAG AAATTGCTCTCATCTGATGAGTTCTCCAAAGCATATGGAAAATtcaggaaggggaagagaaaatcCAAAGAGCAAAGATACTCTCCTGCTGAGATTCCCCATCccaaaaatgccaaaagaaacCTCTCTAGTGAATTTGCTAACTGTGAAGAACAAGCTGGGCCCCCTGTGGATCCCTGGGTCCTTCAAACACTTGGGTTAAAAGACCTTGACACTATCGATGACACCTCATCAGCTAACTACAGTGCCCTCGCATCTCATCCCAGAAGAGTCGCCAGCACATTTTCCCAGTTTCCGGATGATGCAGTTGATTATAAAAATATCCCCGGAGAGGATATGCCAATTGACTATAGAGGTGACAGAACAACCCCCTTGTACAGCACTGCCACTCATGGAGAAGATTTCCACATCCTTTCTCAACTTTCAAATCCCCCAGTGGGGCTGAAAACTCTTCCTTACTATACTGCTAATGTGTCACCCAACAAGACAGAGATGGCATTTTCCACATCCCTGAGCCCTCATTGTAATGTGAAAACTCATTCCTTCCACCAGGGACAAGCCTTTGTGCGTCGAGATGAGGAGGGAGGCTGGAAGTTTACCTGGGTCCCTAAGCAGTCTTAG